One Diospyros lotus cultivar Yz01 chromosome 1, ASM1463336v1, whole genome shotgun sequence genomic window carries:
- the LOC127810484 gene encoding uncharacterized protein LOC127810484, whose translation MSSGRPPVATGGDRQLVLAPERLNAALQPRPPPAGSNALVEYVPPAPNPEEEDLEVKLRRIIEHVPVRVSNTSGSSAGSGSGDFHQYRQMRRKEQDRLTRMDADYQRRKETAEFNVRREERMRAAEERTAKKRLKRQKKKQKKKEKKSKSEAAGEEHQKEESSDDDGGDSDDGDELKE comes from the exons ATGTCATCGGGGAGACCGCCGGTGGCCACCGGCGGAGACAGGCAACTGGTGTTGGCCCCGGAAAGGCTGAACGCCGCACTCCAGCCGCGGCCTCCGCCGGCCGGATCAAATGCCCTGGTGGAGTACGTTCCGCCTGCGCCTAATCCAGAAGAAGAGGACCTCGAGGTGAAGCTTCGACGGATCATCGAACATGTTCCAGTTCGCGTCAGCAATACCTCCGGCAGTTCCGCCGGTTCTGGCTCCGGCGACTTTCATCAG TATCGGCAAATGAGACGAAAAGAACAAGACCGGCTCACAAGGATGGATGCTGACTAccagagaagaaaagaaacagcCGAATTCAATGTGAGGAGGGAGGAAAGAATGAGAGCTGCCGAGGAACGTACAGCCAAGAAGCGCTTAAAACGCCAGAAGaaaaaacagaagaagaaagaaaagaaaagcaaatcCGAAGCTGCTGGAGAGGAGCATCAAAAGGAAGAATCCTCAGACGATGACGGTGGCGACTCCGATGACGGTGACGAGTTGAAAGagtga